TTAAGTATGACGGGTATTATTTGGGAAAGATCCAGACATGCTGTTCAGGTAGCTTCAGGTGGCAGTGCTGCGGATCTCGCACATCGGTGCCATACGCACGAATGACAAAATCATCGCCCGCCGTACGGAACAGATATTCCCAGCGGTCACCGAGATACATGCTGGTCAGCAACGGTAATTCCAGCTGATTCTCGCCCGGTCCGTCAGCCAGCACCACGCGTTCAACGCGGATCACTGCCGTGCCCTCCTGCCCGGCCTGCACGCCCTCTCCCGCCTGTCCCCACAGCACCCAGCCGCTGCCTTCGATGCGCGCTTTGCCGTCGCGTACTTCGGTGACTTTGCCGTGCAGACGGTTGTTGCTGCCCATAAACTCTGCGGTAAACAGCGTTTTCGGCGAGCCGTACATTTCCTGCGGCGTCCCCTGTTGTTCGATTTTGCCGTTATTGAGCAGCAGAATGCGGTCTGAAATCGCCATCGCTTCGTTCTGGTCGTGCGTCACCATCAGCGCCGACAGCCCCAGTTTGATGATCAGTTCGCGCAGGAACACGCGCGCTTCTTCACGCAATTTGGCGTCGAGGTTCGAGAGCGGCTCATCAAGCAAAATTACCGGCGGGTTGTACACCAGCGCACGGCCAATCGCCACGCGCTGTTGCTGACCACCGGAAAGCTGATGCGGATGGCGTTTGCCCAGATGTCCGAGGCCGAGCTGGTTGAGAACATCCTGCACACGCCGGGTGATTTCGCCGGCAGAAACTTTGCGCAGTTTCAGCGGATATGCCACGTTCTCGAATACTGTTTTGTGCGGCCACAGGGCGTAAGACTGGAACACCAGCCCGAGGTTGCGCTCTTCGGCCGGAATTTCGCTGCGCGGTGTGCCGTCGTAAACCTTATTTTTGCCGATAACGATGGTGCCTTTGACCGGTTTTTCCAGTCCTGCGACCGCACGCAATAAAGTGGTTTTTCCGCTGCCGGAAGGCCCGAGCAGTGACACCACTTCGCCACGTTTCAGATCCATCGAAACACCTTTTAACACCGGATTGTCGCCGTAGGTTAAGTGCAGATTGTCGACCGATAATTCAATCATGTAATTTGACTCCAAAACGAAGGGCAATACCCAGACCTAACACCACCAGCAGGATGTTAATAAAGGAGAGCGCGGCCACGATATCAATGGCACCCGCCGCCCACAGGGAAACCAGCATCGAGCCGATGGTTTCCGTACCCGGCGAAAGCAGATACACACCGGTGGAATATTCGCGCTCGAAAATCAGGAACATCAGCAGCCACGAGCCAATCAGACCGTAACGCGACAGCGGAATGGTGACGTGACGGGTGATCTGCCCGCGGGTTGCACCGGTACTGCGCGCCGCTTCTTCCAGTTCCGGTCCGACCTGCAACAGCGTCGAGGAAATCAGCCGCAGCCCATACGCCATCCACACCACGGTATACGCCAGCCAGACGCTAAAAATCGTGCTGCGCAGCGATCGCAGCCAGACCACCAGGTTATCGCGCAGCCACTGCGACCATGGCATACCCGAAAGCCAGCCGGATTTGAGCGCGTTATCCAGCCACATCGGCAGGAACAGGAACACCCACAGAAAGGCCAGACCGGCCAGCAGCCCCGGCACCGCACGCGGCACCAGCACGCTGTAATCGAGGAAACGGGTGACGCCGTCCGGCTTACGGTGCATCGCAATGCCGATAAACAGATAACAGGCCACCGCCAGCGCGCCGCCGATAACACCAATAGCCATGGAGTTGACGATCGCACGCAGCAGGTTCGGCTGTTCCCAGATGGTGCGGAAAGTATTGAGCGACAGTTCGTCCCAGATAGAGACACCGACGCCCCAGTTGGAAATAAACGCCCGCAGCATCACGCCAATCAGCGGAACACCGATAGTGACAGTCAGCCAGAACGCCACTACGGCACCGGCCACCCAGCGCCATTTGCCGAGCGGCAAGGCACGCGCCTGCGACGCTTTTCCTTTGACCGTGACGAAACGGTTGGCGGTACGCATCAGGCGGCGCTGCAACATGACCAGCGGAATAGTGATACAAATTAGCACCACGGCGACGGCAGCCATCAGATGATAAGACGGCGTGCCGAGTTTGTTGGTCAGCTGATACAGATAGGTCGCCAGCACCATGTTGCCTTCCGGGTCGCCGAGCACCAGCATCAGACCGAACACTTCCAGCCCGAGGAAGAACAGCAACACGGTGGCGTACAGAATCGACGGGCGCACCATCGGCAGACTGACCGCAGTCATCACCTGCAACGGCGAAGCACCGGCGGTTCGCGCGGCTTCTTCAACATCCGACCCGACGCTGCGCAGCGCCGAGGAGATATACAGGTACGCGTGCGGAACGTGCGTCAGACCGGCGATCACCACGATGCTCGACATGTCGTAAATGTTCCACGGGACGAACCCAAGAATAGCCTGCGCCCACAGCGAGAAGAACCCGACCGGACCGGCAGCCACCACGTAGCCGAAACCTAATACCATCGGCGAGACGAAAATCGGCACCAGGATCAGCGGTTCAATCATGCGTCTGCCCGGTAAATCCGTACGCACCATCAGGAACGCCAGAATACCGCCGAGCGGAATCGCGATCACCACCAGCCCGAAAGCCAGAATAAAACCGCTTTTCAGTGCCTTGTAGAAATCCGGATCGGTAAAGATGAATCCAAAAGATTCGAAGCTCCATTCTTTTGACGGG
The Rahnella variigena genome window above contains:
- a CDS encoding ABC transporter permease: MNALRRKWQSLPRGIVVLITALVIYIPLSFIVIQSFLSAPFFSPSKEWSFESFGFIFTDPDFYKALKSGFILAFGLVVIAIPLGGILAFLMVRTDLPGRRMIEPLILVPIFVSPMVLGFGYVVAAGPVGFFSLWAQAILGFVPWNIYDMSSIVVIAGLTHVPHAYLYISSALRSVGSDVEEAARTAGASPLQVMTAVSLPMVRPSILYATVLLFFLGLEVFGLMLVLGDPEGNMVLATYLYQLTNKLGTPSYHLMAAVAVVLICITIPLVMLQRRLMRTANRFVTVKGKASQARALPLGKWRWVAGAVVAFWLTVTIGVPLIGVMLRAFISNWGVGVSIWDELSLNTFRTIWEQPNLLRAIVNSMAIGVIGGALAVACYLFIGIAMHRKPDGVTRFLDYSVLVPRAVPGLLAGLAFLWVFLFLPMWLDNALKSGWLSGMPWSQWLRDNLVVWLRSLRSTIFSVWLAYTVVWMAYGLRLISSTLLQVGPELEEAARSTGATRGQITRHVTIPLSRYGLIGSWLLMFLIFEREYSTGVYLLSPGTETIGSMLVSLWAAGAIDIVAALSFINILLVVLGLGIALRFGVKLHD
- a CDS encoding ABC transporter ATP-binding protein, with translation MIELSVDNLHLTYGDNPVLKGVSMDLKRGEVVSLLGPSGSGKTTLLRAVAGLEKPVKGTIVIGKNKVYDGTPRSEIPAEERNLGLVFQSYALWPHKTVFENVAYPLKLRKVSAGEITRRVQDVLNQLGLGHLGKRHPHQLSGGQQQRVAIGRALVYNPPVILLDEPLSNLDAKLREEARVFLRELIIKLGLSALMVTHDQNEAMAISDRILLLNNGKIEQQGTPQEMYGSPKTLFTAEFMGSNNRLHGKVTEVRDGKARIEGSGWVLWGQAGEGVQAGQEGTAVIRVERVVLADGPGENQLELPLLTSMYLGDRWEYLFRTAGDDFVIRAYGTDVRDPQHCHLKLPEQHVWIFPK